The Miscanthus floridulus cultivar M001 chromosome 7, ASM1932011v1, whole genome shotgun sequence genome includes a region encoding these proteins:
- the LOC136467597 gene encoding histone-lysine N-methyltransferase SUVR5-like isoform X1, with product MLMDPPVMQVDCNLKNDVDKTSSIAYDRKLTISHDDYGWAGSDVHPKDDKIVCNPVEVSDACHTGIDEVLDAASKNSPLNLGDLPQGTELRKKNSDNSCSDVKLQLNSSAGNNNGLQTDDNFNKQNFGKKDMHHPQEEIHPSPNTVSLPSSCRINGDATPSEEEKIAEDHVKVDGNVDAVSKEVGTDLVGCHARQKELQCTLQDLSEIACSIDLVRNKSSPQEEMKKPVSPLNDMGHNVDNNSCNGDTNYKGEELNMGNAGDEDHAVALWVKWRGKWQTGIRCCRVDCPLPTLRAKPTHDRKTYIVVFFPRTKTYSWVDMLLVLPIEECPLPLVNGTHRKWRKLVKDLNFPRRFNMQNLAVFMINLIDELHIEAVVDNARKATTWKEFALEASCCRDYTDLGKMLLKFQNMILPDYISCEWLQNSFEMWNQKCMNAHDAETIEMLCEELRQSILGNKLKELWNASVQPELVPEWKTWKQELMKQYFSLHPAGNVGNFEKTNCYDDPALDQQGSRKRPKLEVRRGEIQISHMGEADYRTPTEDPNQNNLPSNSVMHENVGAVGATNQNNAVTLPGSSGTNANTISSSANAALQNARLDLDSFKSSRQCSAYIEAKGRQCGRWANDGDIYCCVHQSMHFLDHSSREDKALTIEAPLCSGMTNMGRKCKHRAQHGSTFCKKHRLQTNLDALHPENLLDPSEVLHMGEEPPNKWVEEISKSQAMYSIDLEKDKNVQAAVQVKLMTTVAIENSGEKGAMEKTDVCAASTSMTNTDDTSLCVGIRSHDSIVECQDYAKRHTLYCEKHLPKFLKRARNGKSRLVSKDVFVNLLKGCTSRKDKICLHQACEFLYWFLRNNLSHQRTGLASEHMPQILAEVSKNPDVGEFLLKLISTEREKLANIWGFDTNRSKQIYSENKEGSVVLQEEGTNLSSGPKCKICAHQFSDDQALGLHWTTVHKKEARWLFRGYSCAACMESFTNKKVLERHVQDVHGAQYLQYSILIRCMLCNSNFLNTDLLYPHIVSDHAQQIRLLDVPQRPNGQSAQQTEGTSGLPLYDSHNVEDDDGSQKFICRLCGLKFDLLPDLGRHHKVAHMDSGAVGHIPLGHGKYQLNRGRHYYSAFKKSLRPTSTLKKRSNSGIEKNFKFQSSGLTSQIVEPETSSLGKLQDFQCSDVAQTLFSKIQKTRPHPSNIDILSVARSVCCKTSLLAALEVKYGSLPENIFVKAAKLCSDNGIQIDWHQEEFICPKGCKSGYNSNALLPMQLTAVDFPEAPSVDPLNDDEMWGMEEYHYVLDSKHFGWKPKNERVVLCEDISFGREKVPIVCVIDADAKDSLGMKPEELLPHGSSVPWQGFHYITKRLMDSSLIDSENSMPGCACSHPECSPENCGHVSLFDGVYGSLVDINGTPMHGRFAYAKDSKIILQEGYPIYECNSSCTCDSSCQNKVLQKGLLVKLELFRTENKGWAIRAAEPIPQGTFVCEYIGEVVKADKTMKNAESVSSKGGCSYLFDTASQIDREIVQTVGAIEYLIDATRSGNVSRYINHSCSPNLSTRLVLVESKDCQLAHIGLFANQDIAVGEELAYDYRQKLVAGDGCPCHCGATNCRGRVY from the exons ATGCTGATGGACCCTCCTGTTATGCAAGTGGATTGCAATTTGAAAAATGATGTGGATAAAACATCATCGATCGCCTATGATAGGAAGCTGACCATCTCACATGATGATTATGGGTGGGCAGGCTCTGATGTCCACCCAAAAGATGATAAAATAGTATGTAACCCTGTCGAGGTTAGCGATGCTTGTCATACAGGCATAGATGAGGTATTAGACGCTGCTTCCAAAAATTCACCTCTTAACTTGGGTGATTTACCTCAGGGGACAGAACTAAGAAAGAAGAATAGCGACAATTCTTGCTCCGATGTAAAACTTCAGTTGAATTCAAGTGCTGGAAATAATAATGGCTTGCAAACTGATGACAACTTTAATAAACAGAATTTCGGTAAGAAGGATATGCATCATCCTCAGGAAGAGATACATCCTTCTCCCAATACAGTGTCATTACCAAGTTCATGCAGAATCAATGGAGATGCCACACCTTCTGAAGAGGAGAAAATAGCAGAGGATCATGTCAAAGTGGATGGAAATGTAGATGCTGTAAGTAAGGAAGTTGGAACTGACTTGGTAGGATGCCATGCACGGCAGAAAGAATTGCAGTGCACGCTCCAAGATCTATCAGAAATAGCCTGCAGTATTGATTTAGTACGTAATAAATCTTCTCCACAAGAAGAGATGAAGAAGCCTGTTTCCCCTTTAAATGATATGGGCCATAATGTTGATAACAATAGTTGTAATGGTGATACCAATTATAAAGGGGAGGAGCTCAATATGGGGAATGCTGGAGATGAGGATCATGCTGTAGCACTTTGGGTGAAG TGGAGAGGAAAATGGCAAACTGGAATTCGATGCTGTAGAGTAGATTGTCCTTTACCTACTCTAAGGGCAAAACCAACACATGACAGGAAGACCTATATTGTCGTTTTCTTCCCACGAACAAAAACTTATTCTTGGGTAGACATGCTACTTGTTCTTCCAATAGAGGAATGTCCTTTGCCACTTGTGAATGGAACTCATCGTAAATGGAGAAAGCTGGTGAAGGATTTGAACTTTCCTCGACGATTCAACATGCAGAATCTTGCCGTTTTTATGATAAATTTAATTGATGAGCTTCATATTGAG GCTGTAGTTGATAATGCTCGGAAGGCTACAACATGGAAAGAATTTGCCCTGGAAGCGTCTTGCTGTAGAGATTACACTGATCTTGGGAAGATGCTCCTCAAATTTCAAAAT ATGATTCTTCCTGATTACATAAGCTGTGAATGGCTAcaaaattcttttgagatgtggAACCAAAAGTGTATGAATGCGCATGATGCTGAGACTATTGAAATGCTTTGTGAG GAACTTCGACAGTCCATTCTTGGGAACAAGCTTAAGGAATTGTGGAATGCATCAGTGCAGCCTGAATTAGTCCCTGAGTGGAAGACATGGAAACAAGAATTGATGAAACAGTACTTTTCGTTGCATCCTGCTGGTAATGTTGGCAACTTCGAGAAAACCAATTGTTACGATGATCCAGCTTTAGATCAACAAGGTAGTAGAAAGCGTCCAAAGCTTGAGGTCCGAAGAGGGgagatacaaatttcacacaTGGGTGAAGCTGACTACAGGACTCCAACCGAAGACCCAAACCAAAATAACCTTCCTAGTAACTCTGTCATGCATGAAAATGTAGGGGCAGTAGGAGCAACAAATCAAAATAATGCTGTCACGTTACCTGGAAGTTCTGGCACCAACGCGAACACAATATCCAGTAGTGCCAATGCAGCTTTACAGAATGCTAGACTTGATTTAGATTCATTCAAGAGTTCTCGGCAGTGTTCTGCGTACATTGAAGCAAAGGGAAGGCAGTGTGGTAGGTGGGCAAATGATGGTGATATTTACTGTTGCGTGCATCAAAGTATGCATTTTCTTGACCATTCTTCAAGGGAGGACAAGGCACTTACCATTGAAGCTCCATTGTGCAGTGGTATGACTAATATGGGTAGAAAATGCAAGCATCGAGCTCAGCATGGTTCTACTTTTTGTAAAAAGCACCGCCTACAGACAAACTTGGATGCATTGCACCCAGAAAATTTGTTGGATCCATCTGAGGTACTCCATATGGGCGAAGAACCTCCGAATAAGTGGGTGGAAGAAATTTCTAAGTCGCAAGCAATGTATAGCATAGACTTGGAAAAAGACAAGAATGTCCAGGCTGCTGTACAAGTGAAATTGATGACAACTGTGGCTATAGAGAACTCTGGTGAAAAAGGTGCAATGGAGAAAACTGATGTGTGTGCGGCGTCAACTTCCATGACAAATACTGATGATACTTCTCTTTGTGTTGGAATTCGCTCTCATGACAGTATTGTTGAATGCCAGGATTATGCCAAGCGACATACTCTTTATTGTGAGAAGCACCTTCCAAAGTTCCTTAAACGTGCCAGGAATGGGAAGAGTCGACTCGTTTCTAAAGATGTCTTTGTCAATCTACTGAAGGGCTGCACATCAAGAAAAGATAAGATATGTCTACACCAGGCATGTGAATTTCTTTATTGGTTCTTGAGAAACAACCTTTCGCATCAACGCACCGGTCTTGCTAGTGAACATATGCCCCAGATACTGGCTGAAGTGTCCAAAAATCCAGATGTTGGAGAGTTTTTGTTAAAGTTGATATCTACTGAGAGAGAGAAACTAGCAAATATCTGGGGCTTTGATACAAATAGATCTAAGCAAATATATTCTGAAAACAAAGAAGGATCTGTAGTGTTGCAGGAAGAGGGAACTAATCTTTCATCTGGTCCGAAGTGCAAAATTTGTGCTCACCAGTTCTCTGATGATCAAGCTCTTGGATTACATTGGACAACTGTCCACAAAAAGGAAGCCCGGTGGCTGTTTAGAGGTTATTCTTGTGCTGCATGCATGGAATCATTTACCAACAAAAAAGTCCTTGAAAGGCATGTGCAGGATGTACATGGGGCTCAATATCTCCAGTATTCAATTCTCATTCGATGTATGTTATGTAACAGCAATTTTTTGAACACAGATCTGCTATATCCTCACATTGTTTCCGACCATGCCCAACAAATCAGGCTTCTTGATGTCCCTCAGCGACCAAATGGTCAATCTGCTCAACAAACAGAAGGGACAAGTGGTCTGCCCCTTTATGATAGCCACAACGTTGAGGATGACGATGGCTCACAGAAGTTCATCTGCAGATTATGTGGGCTCAAATTTGATCTTCTGCCAGATCTTGGCCGCCACCATAAAGTCGCACATATGGACTCAGGTGCTGTTGGCCACATTCCACTGGGCCATGGGAAGTATCAGCTTAACCGCGGCCGGCACTACTATTCTGCTTTCAAGAAAAGTTTACGGCCGACAAGTACATTAAAGAAGAGGAGTAACTCTGGAATCGAGAAAAACTTCAAGTTTCAGAGCTCTGGCCTAACATCTCAAATAGTTGAACCTGAAACATCCAGCCTTGGTAAGTTACAGGATTTCCAATGCTCAGATGTTGCACAAACTTTATTTTCCAAGATTCAAAAGACAAGACCCCATCCAAGCAACATTGATATTTTATCTGTTGCCCGCTCTGTATGCTGTAAGACAAGTCTTCTTGCTGCATTGGAAGTTAAATACGGATCTTTACCTGAGAACATATTTGTGAAAGCTGCAAAGCTTTGCAGTGACAATGGCATCCAAATTGATTGGCATCAAGAGGAATTCATATGCCCTAAAGGTTGCAAGTCTGGATATAATTCAAATGCTCTGCTTCCTATGCAACTCACGGCAGTTGATTTTCCTGAAGCTCCTTCAGTTGATCCTCTTAATGATGATGAAATGTGGGGAATGGAAGAATACCATTATGTTCTTGATTCAAAGCACTTTGGATGGAAGCCTAAAAATGAGAGAGTTGTTCTTTGTGAAGACATAAGCTTTGGCAGGGAGAAAGTTCCAATTGTCTGTGTCATTGATGCGGATGCAAAAGATTCTTTAGGTATGAAGCCTGAAGAACTTTTGCCACATGGCAGTTCTGTGCCTTGGCAAGGTTTCCACTATATCACAAAGCGTTTGATGGATTCATCTCTTATTGATTCAGAG AACTCTATGCCTGGGTGTGCATGTTCCCATCCTGAATGTTCTCCTGAGAACTGTGGTCACGTGAGTCTCTTTGATGGTGTCTACGGTAGCCTGGTGGATATCAATGGAACACCAATGCATGGCAGATTTGCATATGCTAAAGATAGTAAAATTATTTTACAG GAAGGGTATCCAATATATGAGTGCAATTCATCATGTACTTGTGACTCATCCTGCCAGAATAAAGTATTGCAGAAAGGGCTGCTTGTTAAGTTGGAACTCTTCAGAACTGAGAATAAG GGTTGGGCTATTAGAGCTGCTGAACCTATTCCACAGGGTACCTTTGTCTGCGAGTATATTGGTGAAGTTGTGAAGGCCGACAAGACCATGAAAAATGCAGAAAG tGTGTCATCAAAGGGTGGGTGCAGTTACTTGTTTGACACTGCTTCTCAGATTGATAGGGAAATAGTTCAGACTGTAGGGGCTATTGAATACTTGATTGATGCCACAAGGTCTGGAAATGTTTCCCGCTATATTAATCACAG TTGTTCCCCGAATCTCAGTACCCGATTGGTTTTGGTAGAGAGCAAAGATTGCCAGCTTGCTCACATTGGCTTGTTTGCTAATCAAGAC ATTGCCGTAGGAGAAGAACTCGCCTATGATTACCGACAAAAGCTTGTAGCAGGCGATGGCTGCCCCTGCCATTGTGGAGCTACCAATTGCCGAGGCCGTGTCTATTGA
- the LOC136467597 gene encoding histone-lysine N-methyltransferase SUVR5-like isoform X2, which produces MLMDPPVMQVDCNLKNDVDKTSSIAYDRKLTISHDDYGWAGSDVHPKDDKIVCNPVEVSDACHTGIDEVLDAASKNSPLNLGDLPQGTELRKKNSDNSCSDVKLQLNSSAGNNNGLQTDDNFNKQNFGKKDMHHPQEEIHPSPNTVSLPSSCRINGDATPSEEEKIAEDHVKVDGNVDAVSKEVGTDLVGCHARQKELQCTLQDLSEIACSIDLVRNKSSPQEEMKKPVSPLNDMGHNVDNNSCNGDTNYKGEELNMGNAGDEDHAVALWVKWRGKWQTGIRCCRVDCPLPTLRAKPTHDRKTYIVVFFPRTKTYSWVDMLLVLPIEECPLPLVNGTHRKWRKLVKDLNFPRRFNMQNLAVFMINLIDELHIEAVVDNARKATTWKEFALEASCCRDYTDLGKMLLKFQNMILPDYISCEWLQNSFEMWNQKCMNAHDAETIEMLCEELRQSILGNKLKELWNASVQPELVPEWKTWKQELMKQYFSLHPAGNVGNFEKTNCYDDPALDQQGSRKRPKLEVRRGEIQISHMGEADYRTPTEDPNQNNLPSNSVMHENVGAVGATNQNNAVTLPGSSGTNANTISSSANAALQNARLDLDSFKSSRQCSAYIEAKGRQCGRWANDGDIYCCVHQSMHFLDHSSREDKALTIEAPLCSGMTNMGRKCKHRAQHGSTFCKKHRLQTNLDALHPENLLDPSEVLHMGEEPPNKWVEEISKSQAMYSIDLEKDKNVQAAVQVKLMTTVAIENSGEKGAMEKTDVCAASTSMTNTDDTSLCVGIRSHDSIVECQDYAKRHTLYCEKHLPKFLKRARNGKSRLVSKDVFVNLLKGCTSRKDKICLHQACEFLYWFLRNNLSHQRTGLASEHMPQILAEVSKNPDVGEFLLKLISTEREKLANIWGFDTNRSKQIYSENKEGSVVLQEEGTNLSSGPKCKICAHQFSDDQALGLHWTTVHKKEARWLFRGYSCAACMESFTNKKVLERHVQDVHGAQYLQYSILIRCMLCNSNFLNTDLLYPHIVSDHAQQIRLLDVPQRPNGQSAQQTEGTSGLPLYDSHNVEDDDGSQKFICRLCGLKFDLLPDLGRHHKVAHMDSGAVGHIPLGHGKYQLNRGRHYYSAFKKSLRPTSTLKKRSNSGIEKNFKFQSSGLTSQIVEPETSSLGKLQDFQCSDVAQTLFSKIQKTRPHPSNIDILSVARSVCCKTSLLAALEVKYGSLPENIFVKAAKLCSDNGIQIDWHQEEFICPKGCKSGYNSNALLPMQLTAVDFPEAPSVDPLNDDEMWGMEEYHYVLDSKHFGWKPKNERVVLCEDISFGREKVPIVCVIDADAKDSLGMKPEELLPHGSSVPWQGFHYITKRLMDSSLIDSENSMPGCACSHPECSPENCGHVSLFDGVYGSLVDINGTPMHGRFAYAKDSKIILQEGYPIYECNSSCTCDSSCQNKVLQKGLLVKLELFRTENKGWAIRAAEPIPQGTFVCEYIGEVVKADKTMKNAESVSSKGGCSYLFDTASQIDREIVQTVGAIEYLIDATRSGNVSRYINHR; this is translated from the exons ATGCTGATGGACCCTCCTGTTATGCAAGTGGATTGCAATTTGAAAAATGATGTGGATAAAACATCATCGATCGCCTATGATAGGAAGCTGACCATCTCACATGATGATTATGGGTGGGCAGGCTCTGATGTCCACCCAAAAGATGATAAAATAGTATGTAACCCTGTCGAGGTTAGCGATGCTTGTCATACAGGCATAGATGAGGTATTAGACGCTGCTTCCAAAAATTCACCTCTTAACTTGGGTGATTTACCTCAGGGGACAGAACTAAGAAAGAAGAATAGCGACAATTCTTGCTCCGATGTAAAACTTCAGTTGAATTCAAGTGCTGGAAATAATAATGGCTTGCAAACTGATGACAACTTTAATAAACAGAATTTCGGTAAGAAGGATATGCATCATCCTCAGGAAGAGATACATCCTTCTCCCAATACAGTGTCATTACCAAGTTCATGCAGAATCAATGGAGATGCCACACCTTCTGAAGAGGAGAAAATAGCAGAGGATCATGTCAAAGTGGATGGAAATGTAGATGCTGTAAGTAAGGAAGTTGGAACTGACTTGGTAGGATGCCATGCACGGCAGAAAGAATTGCAGTGCACGCTCCAAGATCTATCAGAAATAGCCTGCAGTATTGATTTAGTACGTAATAAATCTTCTCCACAAGAAGAGATGAAGAAGCCTGTTTCCCCTTTAAATGATATGGGCCATAATGTTGATAACAATAGTTGTAATGGTGATACCAATTATAAAGGGGAGGAGCTCAATATGGGGAATGCTGGAGATGAGGATCATGCTGTAGCACTTTGGGTGAAG TGGAGAGGAAAATGGCAAACTGGAATTCGATGCTGTAGAGTAGATTGTCCTTTACCTACTCTAAGGGCAAAACCAACACATGACAGGAAGACCTATATTGTCGTTTTCTTCCCACGAACAAAAACTTATTCTTGGGTAGACATGCTACTTGTTCTTCCAATAGAGGAATGTCCTTTGCCACTTGTGAATGGAACTCATCGTAAATGGAGAAAGCTGGTGAAGGATTTGAACTTTCCTCGACGATTCAACATGCAGAATCTTGCCGTTTTTATGATAAATTTAATTGATGAGCTTCATATTGAG GCTGTAGTTGATAATGCTCGGAAGGCTACAACATGGAAAGAATTTGCCCTGGAAGCGTCTTGCTGTAGAGATTACACTGATCTTGGGAAGATGCTCCTCAAATTTCAAAAT ATGATTCTTCCTGATTACATAAGCTGTGAATGGCTAcaaaattcttttgagatgtggAACCAAAAGTGTATGAATGCGCATGATGCTGAGACTATTGAAATGCTTTGTGAG GAACTTCGACAGTCCATTCTTGGGAACAAGCTTAAGGAATTGTGGAATGCATCAGTGCAGCCTGAATTAGTCCCTGAGTGGAAGACATGGAAACAAGAATTGATGAAACAGTACTTTTCGTTGCATCCTGCTGGTAATGTTGGCAACTTCGAGAAAACCAATTGTTACGATGATCCAGCTTTAGATCAACAAGGTAGTAGAAAGCGTCCAAAGCTTGAGGTCCGAAGAGGGgagatacaaatttcacacaTGGGTGAAGCTGACTACAGGACTCCAACCGAAGACCCAAACCAAAATAACCTTCCTAGTAACTCTGTCATGCATGAAAATGTAGGGGCAGTAGGAGCAACAAATCAAAATAATGCTGTCACGTTACCTGGAAGTTCTGGCACCAACGCGAACACAATATCCAGTAGTGCCAATGCAGCTTTACAGAATGCTAGACTTGATTTAGATTCATTCAAGAGTTCTCGGCAGTGTTCTGCGTACATTGAAGCAAAGGGAAGGCAGTGTGGTAGGTGGGCAAATGATGGTGATATTTACTGTTGCGTGCATCAAAGTATGCATTTTCTTGACCATTCTTCAAGGGAGGACAAGGCACTTACCATTGAAGCTCCATTGTGCAGTGGTATGACTAATATGGGTAGAAAATGCAAGCATCGAGCTCAGCATGGTTCTACTTTTTGTAAAAAGCACCGCCTACAGACAAACTTGGATGCATTGCACCCAGAAAATTTGTTGGATCCATCTGAGGTACTCCATATGGGCGAAGAACCTCCGAATAAGTGGGTGGAAGAAATTTCTAAGTCGCAAGCAATGTATAGCATAGACTTGGAAAAAGACAAGAATGTCCAGGCTGCTGTACAAGTGAAATTGATGACAACTGTGGCTATAGAGAACTCTGGTGAAAAAGGTGCAATGGAGAAAACTGATGTGTGTGCGGCGTCAACTTCCATGACAAATACTGATGATACTTCTCTTTGTGTTGGAATTCGCTCTCATGACAGTATTGTTGAATGCCAGGATTATGCCAAGCGACATACTCTTTATTGTGAGAAGCACCTTCCAAAGTTCCTTAAACGTGCCAGGAATGGGAAGAGTCGACTCGTTTCTAAAGATGTCTTTGTCAATCTACTGAAGGGCTGCACATCAAGAAAAGATAAGATATGTCTACACCAGGCATGTGAATTTCTTTATTGGTTCTTGAGAAACAACCTTTCGCATCAACGCACCGGTCTTGCTAGTGAACATATGCCCCAGATACTGGCTGAAGTGTCCAAAAATCCAGATGTTGGAGAGTTTTTGTTAAAGTTGATATCTACTGAGAGAGAGAAACTAGCAAATATCTGGGGCTTTGATACAAATAGATCTAAGCAAATATATTCTGAAAACAAAGAAGGATCTGTAGTGTTGCAGGAAGAGGGAACTAATCTTTCATCTGGTCCGAAGTGCAAAATTTGTGCTCACCAGTTCTCTGATGATCAAGCTCTTGGATTACATTGGACAACTGTCCACAAAAAGGAAGCCCGGTGGCTGTTTAGAGGTTATTCTTGTGCTGCATGCATGGAATCATTTACCAACAAAAAAGTCCTTGAAAGGCATGTGCAGGATGTACATGGGGCTCAATATCTCCAGTATTCAATTCTCATTCGATGTATGTTATGTAACAGCAATTTTTTGAACACAGATCTGCTATATCCTCACATTGTTTCCGACCATGCCCAACAAATCAGGCTTCTTGATGTCCCTCAGCGACCAAATGGTCAATCTGCTCAACAAACAGAAGGGACAAGTGGTCTGCCCCTTTATGATAGCCACAACGTTGAGGATGACGATGGCTCACAGAAGTTCATCTGCAGATTATGTGGGCTCAAATTTGATCTTCTGCCAGATCTTGGCCGCCACCATAAAGTCGCACATATGGACTCAGGTGCTGTTGGCCACATTCCACTGGGCCATGGGAAGTATCAGCTTAACCGCGGCCGGCACTACTATTCTGCTTTCAAGAAAAGTTTACGGCCGACAAGTACATTAAAGAAGAGGAGTAACTCTGGAATCGAGAAAAACTTCAAGTTTCAGAGCTCTGGCCTAACATCTCAAATAGTTGAACCTGAAACATCCAGCCTTGGTAAGTTACAGGATTTCCAATGCTCAGATGTTGCACAAACTTTATTTTCCAAGATTCAAAAGACAAGACCCCATCCAAGCAACATTGATATTTTATCTGTTGCCCGCTCTGTATGCTGTAAGACAAGTCTTCTTGCTGCATTGGAAGTTAAATACGGATCTTTACCTGAGAACATATTTGTGAAAGCTGCAAAGCTTTGCAGTGACAATGGCATCCAAATTGATTGGCATCAAGAGGAATTCATATGCCCTAAAGGTTGCAAGTCTGGATATAATTCAAATGCTCTGCTTCCTATGCAACTCACGGCAGTTGATTTTCCTGAAGCTCCTTCAGTTGATCCTCTTAATGATGATGAAATGTGGGGAATGGAAGAATACCATTATGTTCTTGATTCAAAGCACTTTGGATGGAAGCCTAAAAATGAGAGAGTTGTTCTTTGTGAAGACATAAGCTTTGGCAGGGAGAAAGTTCCAATTGTCTGTGTCATTGATGCGGATGCAAAAGATTCTTTAGGTATGAAGCCTGAAGAACTTTTGCCACATGGCAGTTCTGTGCCTTGGCAAGGTTTCCACTATATCACAAAGCGTTTGATGGATTCATCTCTTATTGATTCAGAG AACTCTATGCCTGGGTGTGCATGTTCCCATCCTGAATGTTCTCCTGAGAACTGTGGTCACGTGAGTCTCTTTGATGGTGTCTACGGTAGCCTGGTGGATATCAATGGAACACCAATGCATGGCAGATTTGCATATGCTAAAGATAGTAAAATTATTTTACAG GAAGGGTATCCAATATATGAGTGCAATTCATCATGTACTTGTGACTCATCCTGCCAGAATAAAGTATTGCAGAAAGGGCTGCTTGTTAAGTTGGAACTCTTCAGAACTGAGAATAAG GGTTGGGCTATTAGAGCTGCTGAACCTATTCCACAGGGTACCTTTGTCTGCGAGTATATTGGTGAAGTTGTGAAGGCCGACAAGACCATGAAAAATGCAGAAAG tGTGTCATCAAAGGGTGGGTGCAGTTACTTGTTTGACACTGCTTCTCAGATTGATAGGGAAATAGTTCAGACTGTAGGGGCTATTGAATACTTGATTGATGCCACAAGGTCTGGAAATGTTTCCCGCTATATTAATCACAGGTAA